Proteins encoded within one genomic window of uncultured Sphingopyxis sp.:
- a CDS encoding SDR family oxidoreductase has protein sequence MNLQNMFGLDGRIALVTGGSRGIGKMIVEGYLAAGCARVYISARKTAQIEEAVADFETRYPGKVIGLPVDLSTVEGCRALAKELEAREERLDILVNNAGAAWGEPFEGFPEAGWDKVMDINVKSPFFLTQALHGLLKAGGSADRPAKVINIGSIDGMRLNPWETYSYHASKAAILYLTKRLAARLVQDHIIVTAIAPGAFQSDMNKAARDHGDAVAKSIPVKRIGVPEDMAGAAIFLASKAGDYVVGDTITVDGGLVHGDLKTSIDA, from the coding sequence ATGAACCTCCAGAACATGTTCGGCCTCGACGGCCGTATCGCACTCGTCACCGGCGGCTCGCGCGGTATCGGCAAGATGATCGTCGAGGGCTATCTCGCCGCGGGCTGCGCGCGCGTTTATATCTCGGCGCGCAAGACGGCGCAGATCGAGGAAGCCGTCGCCGACTTCGAGACGCGCTACCCCGGCAAGGTCATTGGGCTTCCCGTCGACCTCTCGACCGTCGAGGGCTGCCGCGCGCTCGCCAAGGAGCTTGAGGCGCGCGAGGAACGGCTCGACATTCTCGTCAACAACGCCGGCGCCGCGTGGGGCGAACCGTTCGAGGGCTTCCCCGAGGCGGGCTGGGACAAGGTGATGGACATCAACGTCAAATCGCCCTTCTTCCTGACGCAGGCGCTGCACGGGCTCTTGAAGGCCGGCGGCAGTGCCGACCGCCCCGCGAAGGTCATCAACATCGGCTCGATCGACGGGATGCGCCTCAATCCATGGGAAACCTACAGCTATCACGCGTCGAAGGCGGCGATCCTCTACCTCACCAAACGCCTCGCGGCGCGGCTGGTGCAGGACCATATCATCGTCACCGCGATCGCGCCCGGCGCCTTCCAGTCGGACATGAACAAGGCCGCGCGCGATCATGGCGACGCGGTCGCGAAAAGCATCCCGGTCAAGCGCATCGGCGTGCCCGAGGACATGGCCGGCGCCGCGATCTTTCTCGCGTCGAAGGCGGGCGACTATGTCGTCGGCGACACGATCACCGTCGACGGCGGCCTCGTCCACGGCGACCTCAAGACGAGCATCGACGCCTGA
- a CDS encoding MliC family protein, which translates to MKRTSVFAAGTAALALAACSSVPRNTGTSYECDRGTRLKVDYVGDGAIVRVNGGRTMVLKSTPANRGQIYENKSGARLQRNGNDVTWNTALRSAPERCRTVHTPL; encoded by the coding sequence ATGAAGAGGACGTCTGTTTTCGCGGCCGGCACTGCGGCCCTCGCGCTGGCCGCCTGTTCGTCGGTGCCGCGCAACACGGGCACCAGCTATGAATGCGACCGCGGAACCCGGCTGAAGGTCGATTATGTCGGCGATGGCGCGATCGTCCGCGTCAACGGCGGCCGCACGATGGTGCTCAAATCGACCCCGGCGAACCGCGGCCAGATTTACGAGAACAAGAGCGGCGCGCGGCTGCAACGAAACGGCAACGATGTGACGTGGAACACCGCGCTGCGTTCGGCGCCCGAACGCTGCCGCACCGTCCATACGCCGCTCTGA
- the gluQRS gene encoding tRNA glutamyl-Q(34) synthetase GluQRS: MLTRFAPSPTGDLHLGHAYSAVLAHAAARAAGGQFRIRIDDIDGSRSREAFVGASLADLAWLGLDRDGDVVRQSNRLGDYAAALDDLRRRGLVYPCFCTRADIAASLSAPHGPSGAIYPGTCRGLSAAARERRMADEPHCWRLDMARAVAETGELAWEEAGQGFRTADPAAHGDIVLARKDAPASYHLASTLDDAAIGVTHVIRGADLIASTDVHRLLQALLGLVVPIYRHHALVCGADGKRLAKRDAAASLKALREAGVDGRALAADLAADRLPAGYSLQKP, from the coding sequence ATGCTGACGCGTTTCGCCCCCAGCCCGACCGGCGACCTGCATTTGGGTCATGCCTATAGCGCGGTGCTCGCGCACGCCGCCGCGCGCGCGGCGGGCGGGCAATTCCGCATCCGCATCGACGACATCGACGGCAGCCGCTCGCGCGAGGCGTTTGTCGGCGCATCGCTCGCCGACCTCGCATGGCTCGGGCTCGACCGGGACGGTGACGTGGTGCGCCAATCGAACCGGCTCGGCGATTATGCCGCGGCGCTCGACGATCTGCGGAGGCGCGGGCTCGTTTATCCCTGCTTCTGCACCCGCGCCGACATCGCGGCGAGCCTGTCGGCGCCACACGGACCGTCAGGCGCGATCTATCCCGGCACCTGCCGCGGCCTGTCCGCGGCGGCACGCGAACGTCGCATGGCGGACGAACCGCATTGCTGGCGCCTCGACATGGCGCGCGCGGTCGCGGAAACCGGCGAACTTGCGTGGGAAGAGGCCGGGCAGGGGTTCCGCACCGCCGACCCCGCCGCGCACGGCGACATCGTGCTGGCGCGCAAGGACGCCCCCGCCAGCTATCATCTCGCGAGCACGCTCGACGATGCCGCGATAGGCGTGACGCATGTGATCCGCGGCGCCGACCTGATCGCCTCGACCGACGTCCACCGGCTGCTGCAGGCGCTGCTCGGCCTGGTCGTGCCGATCTATCGCCATCACGCGCTCGTCTGCGGCGCGGACGGCAAGCGGCTCGCCAAGCGCGACGCCGCGGCGTCGTTGAAGGCGCTGCGCGAAGCGGGCGTCGACGGCCGCGCGCTCGCCGCCGATCTCGCCGCCGACCGGCTTCCTGCTGGCTATTCGCTCCAGAAGCCCTAA
- a CDS encoding YbaY family lipoprotein gives MVRAVFFGLSALSLAACATIPPAEQPVSVTGSITYRERMALPPTAQIEITLADVSLADAPSTTIARQAFTADGRQVPFAFSLTVDQRRLDQRHSYAVSARISDASGRLMFITDTRNSVAFDGGRAIDMGMLTLVKTN, from the coding sequence ATGGTTCGCGCGGTCTTTTTCGGACTTTCCGCTTTGTCGCTCGCCGCCTGCGCGACGATCCCGCCCGCCGAGCAGCCCGTGTCGGTCACCGGCAGCATCACCTATCGCGAGCGCATGGCACTGCCGCCGACGGCACAGATCGAAATCACCCTTGCTGACGTCAGCCTTGCCGATGCGCCGTCGACAACGATCGCGCGCCAGGCCTTCACCGCCGACGGGCGGCAGGTGCCCTTCGCCTTTTCGCTGACCGTCGACCAGCGCCGGCTCGACCAGCGCCACAGCTATGCGGTGTCGGCGCGGATCAGCGATGCGTCGGGCCGGCTGATGTTCATCACCGATACGCGCAATAGTGTTGCGTTCGACGGCGGCCGTGCGATTGATATGGGCATGTTGACCCTCGTCAAGACGAACTGA
- the egtB gene encoding ergothioneine biosynthesis protein EgtB: MVSRTDASTRSDPIEALSRRFAATRRLSLDLASILSDADASAQSMPDASPAKWHLAHTSWFFETFVLRDHVPGYALFDARYPYLFNSYYEAEGPRHARPRRGLLTRPSLDEICVWRAHVDAAVQTALPDLPASALALVELGIHHEQQHQELLLTDIKHLFAQNPLGPAVWDAAIASEVRPFSAMKWVKGAEGVAAVGHAGDGFAFDCEGPRHEVLLTPHALASRPVSNGEWQQFIADGGYHTPALWLSDGWAWVRGEDVEAPAYWRDGEYFTLSGWREIDPAAPVTHISFFEADAFASWAGARLPTEQEWEAAAAPVDPHGGQQLDAAGPVQPAPAADDTDLQQMFGSVWEWTGSAYRPYPGFRAAPGAVGEYNGKFMSGQFVLRGGSCATPRGHMRASYRNFFYPHQRWQFTGLRLAKDF, from the coding sequence ATGGTCAGCCGCACCGACGCTTCGACCCGCTCCGACCCGATCGAGGCGCTGAGCCGGCGCTTCGCCGCGACGCGGCGCCTCTCGCTCGATCTCGCGAGCATCCTCTCCGACGCCGATGCGAGCGCGCAGTCGATGCCCGACGCCTCGCCCGCCAAATGGCATCTCGCGCACACGAGCTGGTTCTTCGAAACCTTCGTCCTGCGCGACCATGTGCCGGGCTATGCGCTCTTCGACGCCCGCTACCCCTATCTTTTCAATAGCTATTACGAAGCGGAAGGGCCGCGCCACGCGCGCCCGCGGCGCGGTCTGCTGACGCGCCCGTCGCTCGACGAAATTTGCGTCTGGCGCGCGCATGTCGATGCCGCGGTGCAGACCGCGCTGCCCGACCTTCCGGCGAGTGCGCTGGCGCTGGTCGAGCTCGGCATCCATCACGAGCAGCAGCATCAGGAATTGCTGCTCACCGACATCAAGCATCTTTTCGCGCAAAATCCGCTCGGCCCGGCGGTGTGGGACGCGGCGATCGCGAGTGAAGTTCGGCCGTTTTCCGCCATGAAATGGGTGAAGGGCGCCGAAGGGGTCGCCGCGGTCGGCCATGCGGGCGACGGCTTCGCCTTCGACTGCGAAGGACCGCGCCACGAGGTGCTGCTGACCCCGCACGCGCTCGCGAGCCGCCCGGTCAGCAACGGCGAATGGCAGCAATTCATCGCCGACGGCGGCTATCACACCCCCGCGCTCTGGCTCAGCGACGGCTGGGCGTGGGTGCGGGGCGAAGATGTCGAGGCGCCCGCCTATTGGCGGGACGGCGAATATTTCACCCTGTCGGGCTGGCGCGAGATCGACCCCGCCGCGCCGGTGACGCACATCAGCTTCTTCGAAGCCGACGCCTTCGCGAGCTGGGCCGGCGCGCGCCTGCCGACCGAGCAGGAATGGGAAGCGGCCGCCGCACCCGTCGACCCCCACGGCGGCCAGCAGCTCGATGCCGCCGGGCCTGTCCAGCCGGCGCCCGCGGCAGACGACACCGATCTGCAACAGATGTTCGGCAGCGTGTGGGAATGGACCGGCAGCGCCTATCGCCCCTATCCCGGCTTCCGCGCCGCGCCGGGCGCGGTCGGCGAATATAATGGCAAGTTCATGAGCGGCCAGTTCGTCCTGCGCGGCGGCAGCTGCGCGACCCCGCGCGGCCATATGCGCGCGAGCTATCGCAATTTCTTCTACCCCCACCAGCGCTGGCAATTCACCGGTCTGCGTCTCGCGAAGGATTTTTGA
- a CDS encoding HNH endonuclease, whose translation MFHPDLARHPDSCPALVLNADYTPLSYYPLSLWPWQTAVKAVFLDRVTIVENYEREIHSPTRTMPIPSVIALRQYVKPSEHPAFTRFNLFLRDRFACQYCGSGKDLTFDHVVPRRLGGRTTWENVATACAPCNLKKGGRTPQQAHMPLYRQPWRPTSWQLQDNGRAFPPNYLHTSWIDWLYWDVELEG comes from the coding sequence ATGTTCCATCCCGATCTTGCCCGGCATCCCGACAGCTGCCCGGCGCTCGTTCTCAACGCCGATTACACGCCGCTGAGCTATTATCCGCTGAGCCTCTGGCCCTGGCAGACCGCGGTCAAGGCGGTGTTTCTCGACCGCGTCACCATCGTCGAAAATTACGAGCGCGAGATTCATTCGCCGACGCGGACGATGCCGATCCCGAGCGTCATCGCGCTCCGCCAATATGTGAAGCCGTCGGAGCATCCGGCGTTCACGCGCTTCAACCTGTTCCTGCGCGACCGCTTCGCGTGCCAATATTGCGGGTCGGGCAAGGACCTGACCTTCGATCATGTCGTGCCGCGCCGGCTCGGCGGGCGGACGACGTGGGAAAATGTCGCGACCGCCTGCGCCCCTTGCAACCTCAAGAAAGGCGGCCGCACCCCGCAACAGGCGCATATGCCGCTCTATCGCCAGCCGTGGCGGCCGACGAGCTGGCAGCTGCAGGACAATGGCCGGGCGTTTCCGCCGAACTATCTGCACACGAGCTGGATCGACTGGCTTTATTGGGATGTCGAACTCGAAGGTTAG
- a CDS encoding 3-hydroxyacyl-CoA dehydrogenase NAD-binding domain-containing protein, protein MIVGVIGAGQMGAGIAQVSAGAGHDVLLSDIDIARAEAGKAGIAKALGRLVAKEKMTQAGADGLLGRITPVADHSAFAPADLVIEAATEREEIKRAIFASVGPHLSATAILASNTSSIPITRLAQAAPDPARFIGVHFFNPVPVMGLIELIRGLATSDDTLAAVEAYGRGLGKEIVHANDAPGFIVNRVLMPMINEAVFALGEGVATMQDIDTGCRLGLNHPMGPLTLADFIGLDTCLEIIRVLYSGTGDPKFRPAPLLVQYVDAGWVGKKAGRGFYDWSGAEPVPTR, encoded by the coding sequence ATGATCGTCGGCGTTATCGGAGCGGGGCAGATGGGCGCAGGGATCGCGCAGGTGTCGGCGGGCGCCGGTCATGACGTGCTCCTCTCCGACATCGACATCGCCCGCGCCGAAGCGGGCAAGGCGGGCATCGCCAAGGCGCTCGGCCGCCTAGTGGCGAAGGAGAAGATGACGCAGGCCGGCGCCGATGGATTGCTCGGCCGGATCACCCCCGTTGCCGACCATAGCGCCTTCGCTCCCGCCGACCTTGTCATCGAGGCGGCGACCGAGCGCGAGGAGATCAAGCGCGCGATCTTCGCCAGCGTCGGTCCGCATCTCTCGGCGACCGCGATCCTCGCGTCGAACACCAGTTCGATCCCGATCACCCGCCTCGCGCAGGCCGCGCCCGACCCGGCGCGCTTCATCGGCGTCCACTTCTTCAACCCGGTGCCGGTGATGGGGCTGATCGAACTGATCCGCGGCCTCGCGACGAGCGACGACACGCTCGCCGCGGTCGAAGCCTATGGCCGCGGCCTCGGCAAGGAAATCGTCCACGCCAACGACGCCCCGGGCTTCATCGTCAACCGCGTGCTGATGCCGATGATCAACGAAGCCGTCTTCGCGCTCGGCGAGGGCGTTGCGACGATGCAGGACATCGATACCGGCTGCCGCCTCGGCCTCAACCATCCGATGGGACCGCTGACGCTCGCCGACTTCATCGGCCTCGACACCTGCCTCGAGATCATCCGCGTGCTTTACAGCGGCACCGGCGACCCGAAATTCCGCCCCGCGCCCTTGCTCGTCCAATATGTCGACGCCGGCTGGGTCGGCAAAAAGGCCGGCCGCGGTTTTTACGACTGGAGCGGCGCCGAACCCGTGCCGACGCGGTGA
- a CDS encoding cob(I)yrinic acid a,c-diamide adenosyltransferase, producing the protein MVKLNKIYTRTGDDGTTGLVDGSRIAKSDALMAAIGDVDEANSAIGIAAAALDPASDEAAMLSRIQNELFDLGADLATPPDIQFGFGPHDMALRIVPGQIARLEDEIDAMNAALDALRSFILPGGTEAAARLHLARAVTRRAERAGVAAGAGRDLNPLALAYLNRLSDHLFVLTRHLNAAAGGDILWKPGATR; encoded by the coding sequence ATGGTCAAGCTCAACAAGATCTACACGCGCACCGGCGACGACGGCACCACCGGCCTCGTCGACGGTTCGCGCATCGCCAAGTCCGATGCGCTGATGGCGGCGATCGGCGACGTCGACGAAGCGAACAGCGCGATCGGGATCGCGGCGGCTGCGCTCGATCCGGCGAGCGACGAAGCCGCGATGCTGTCGCGCATCCAGAACGAGCTGTTCGACCTCGGCGCCGACCTCGCGACTCCGCCCGACATCCAGTTCGGCTTCGGCCCGCACGACATGGCGTTGCGCATCGTGCCGGGCCAGATCGCGCGGTTGGAGGACGAGATCGACGCGATGAACGCGGCGCTGGACGCGCTCAGGAGTTTCATTCTCCCCGGCGGCACCGAAGCCGCCGCGCGCCTTCACCTCGCGCGCGCGGTGACGCGCCGCGCCGAACGCGCGGGCGTGGCGGCGGGGGCGGGGCGCGACCTCAACCCGCTCGCGCTCGCTTATCTCAACCGGCTGTCGGACCATCTTTTCGTCCTCACGCGCCACCTCAACGCCGCCGCGGGCGGCGACATTCTCTGGAAACCCGGCGCGACGCGGTGA
- the ppc gene encoding phosphoenolpyruvate carboxylase yields the protein MGPPIQISQNPDIRYLGRILGDVIRAYGGDKLFRQTEYIRSSSVDRHRGIAGAEAIDPGLEALSLDDTIAFVRGFMLFSMLANLAEDRQGVAAEPEATVAAAIEKLKDGGIDSEAVAALLGASLVAPVLTAHPTEVRRKSVLDHKNRVAELMALRDAGLDETPEGDVIEEAIRRQVVLLWQTRPLRTEKLFVADEIDNALTYLRDVFLPVVPKLYARWEKELGTRPAPFLRVGSWIGGDRDGNPFVTAETLHMATSRNAAAVLGHYIDQVHALGAELSVSSSLAPVPEAVEALAEASGDTAPSRRDEPYRRALSGIYARLSATYVAITGKAPPRPAALKGEAYAAPADFRRDLVTIADGLAASGKGQFAGIGALGRLIRAVEVFGFHLATLDMRQNSAVHERVLAELFKVSGVEADYLALDEEARVALLRKELGVNRPLAAPWHEWSEETAGELAIVHAAAAVRKRLGPDAIVQWIISKAESLSDLLEVHVLAGEAGLWSTEGDDTLMVVPLFETIADLNDAPAIMARYFALPEIAPQVAARGHQEVMIGYSDSNKDGGYLTSTWGLHQASAALTPVFEAADTAMQLFHGRGGAVGRGGGSAFAAIRAQPAGTVQGRIRITEQGEVIAAKYGTIESAATNLEAMVSASLLASLEPEAKSDADSARFAEAMDALSDTAFGAYRGLVYDTGAFKDFFRAMTPIAEIAGLKIGSRPSSRTKSSAIEDLRAIPWVFSWAQARTMLPGWYGTGEAFAAFGDKALLTDMAESWPFFAALLGNMEMVLAKSDMGIAARYAELAGHIDGHAAIFTAIRDGWNRAHDGLLDITGQTRLLEKNPALEASIRLRLPYIEPLNLLQIELMKRHRAGETDPRIAEGIQLTINAIATALRNSG from the coding sequence ATGGGCCCGCCTATCCAGATCTCGCAAAATCCCGACATCCGCTATCTCGGGCGGATCCTCGGCGACGTCATCCGCGCCTATGGCGGCGACAAATTGTTCCGCCAGACCGAATATATCCGCTCCTCGAGCGTCGACCGGCATCGCGGCATCGCGGGCGCCGAGGCGATCGATCCGGGGCTCGAGGCGCTGAGCCTCGACGACACGATCGCTTTCGTGCGCGGCTTCATGCTCTTCTCGATGCTCGCCAATCTGGCGGAGGACCGGCAGGGGGTCGCGGCCGAGCCCGAGGCGACCGTTGCGGCGGCGATCGAGAAGCTGAAGGACGGCGGGATCGATAGCGAGGCGGTCGCGGCGCTGCTCGGCGCCTCGCTGGTCGCGCCGGTGCTGACCGCGCATCCGACCGAGGTGCGGCGCAAGTCGGTGCTCGACCACAAGAACCGCGTCGCCGAGCTGATGGCGCTGCGCGACGCGGGGCTCGACGAGACGCCCGAGGGCGACGTGATCGAGGAAGCGATCCGCCGGCAGGTCGTTCTCCTCTGGCAGACGCGCCCGCTGCGCACCGAGAAATTGTTCGTCGCCGACGAAATCGACAATGCGCTGACCTATTTGCGCGACGTCTTCCTGCCCGTGGTGCCCAAGCTCTACGCACGATGGGAGAAGGAGCTGGGAACGCGCCCCGCGCCCTTCCTGCGCGTCGGCAGCTGGATCGGCGGCGACCGCGACGGCAATCCGTTCGTCACCGCCGAGACCTTGCATATGGCGACGTCGCGCAACGCCGCCGCGGTGCTCGGTCATTATATCGACCAGGTCCATGCGCTCGGCGCCGAGCTGTCGGTGTCGTCGAGCCTCGCGCCGGTGCCCGAAGCGGTCGAAGCCTTGGCCGAGGCGAGCGGCGACACTGCGCCGAGCCGCCGCGACGAACCCTATCGCCGCGCGCTGTCGGGCATCTATGCGCGGCTGTCGGCCACCTATGTTGCGATCACCGGCAAGGCGCCGCCGCGCCCCGCGGCGCTGAAGGGCGAAGCCTATGCGGCCCCGGCCGATTTCCGCCGCGACCTCGTCACCATCGCCGACGGGCTGGCGGCGAGCGGCAAGGGCCAGTTCGCGGGCATCGGCGCGCTCGGGCGGCTGATCCGCGCGGTCGAGGTGTTCGGTTTCCACCTCGCGACGCTCGACATGCGGCAGAATAGCGCGGTTCACGAACGCGTGCTCGCCGAGTTGTTCAAAGTGTCGGGGGTCGAGGCCGATTATCTGGCGCTGGACGAGGAGGCGCGCGTCGCGCTGTTGCGCAAGGAGCTTGGCGTGAACCGCCCGCTCGCCGCGCCGTGGCACGAATGGAGCGAGGAGACGGCGGGCGAACTCGCGATCGTCCACGCCGCCGCCGCGGTGCGCAAGCGGCTGGGCCCCGACGCGATCGTCCAGTGGATCATCAGCAAGGCCGAGAGCCTGTCGGACCTGCTCGAAGTCCATGTCCTTGCGGGCGAGGCGGGGCTGTGGTCGACCGAAGGCGACGATACGCTGATGGTCGTGCCGCTGTTCGAGACGATCGCCGACCTGAACGACGCGCCCGCGATCATGGCGCGTTACTTCGCGCTGCCCGAAATCGCGCCGCAGGTCGCCGCGCGCGGGCATCAGGAAGTGATGATCGGCTATTCGGATTCGAACAAGGACGGCGGCTATCTGACTTCGACCTGGGGGCTGCATCAGGCCTCCGCCGCGCTGACCCCGGTGTTCGAGGCGGCCGATACCGCGATGCAATTGTTCCACGGCCGCGGCGGCGCGGTCGGGCGCGGCGGCGGCAGCGCCTTTGCCGCGATCCGCGCGCAGCCCGCGGGCACGGTGCAGGGGCGCATCCGCATCACCGAACAGGGCGAGGTGATCGCCGCCAAATATGGCACGATCGAGAGCGCCGCGACCAATCTGGAAGCGATGGTGTCGGCGAGCCTGCTCGCGAGCCTCGAGCCCGAAGCGAAGAGCGACGCCGACAGCGCGCGCTTCGCCGAGGCGATGGACGCGCTGTCGGACACCGCGTTCGGCGCCTATCGCGGGCTCGTCTACGACACGGGCGCGTTCAAGGATTTCTTCCGCGCGATGACACCGATCGCCGAGATCGCGGGACTCAAGATCGGGTCGCGGCCGTCGAGCCGCACCAAGTCGAGCGCCATCGAGGATCTGCGCGCGATCCCCTGGGTGTTCAGCTGGGCGCAGGCGCGCACGATGCTTCCGGGCTGGTACGGGACGGGCGAGGCGTTCGCGGCGTTCGGCGACAAGGCGCTGCTGACCGACATGGCCGAAAGCTGGCCCTTCTTCGCCGCGCTGCTCGGCAATATGGAAATGGTGCTCGCGAAGTCCGACATGGGGATCGCGGCGCGCTATGCCGAGCTGGCGGGGCATATCGACGGGCACGCGGCGATCTTCACCGCGATCCGCGACGGGTGGAACCGCGCGCACGACGGTCTGCTCGACATCACCGGGCAGACGCGGCTGCTCGAGAAGAATCCGGCGCTCGAAGCGTCGATCCGATTGCGGCTGCCCTATATCGAGCCGCTCAACCTGCTGCAGATCGAGCTGATGAAGCGCCACCGCGCGGGCGAAACCGACCCGCGCATCGCCGAGGGCATCCAGCTGACGATCAACGCGATCGCGACGGCATTGAGGAACAGCGGCTGA
- the egtD gene encoding L-histidine N(alpha)-methyltransferase has protein sequence MGVVRNLRQVSADDAGIDIAFRADVHAGLAQRQKAIPARWFYDATGSALFEDITALPEYYPTRSETGLLTRHAADIAAAIGPGRAVVELGSGSSTKTPLLLDAIDPAAYVPVDISGDFLRDSALALAARFPAVPIYPVEADFTQRVELPREIWPLPKLGFFPGSTIGNMVARTAIDLLRHWRATLGDGSLMLIGIDRIKDIKVLELAYDDPAGVTAAFNLNLIERINRELGGDMAVENFSHRAVWDDVHARIEMHLVAACDMDFTIDGRAYHMAKGETIHSENSHKYGPRDANLLLRAGGWTPIATWDDADPAFALILAEATEFRSAP, from the coding sequence ATGGGTGTCGTGCGCAATCTTCGTCAGGTTTCGGCCGATGATGCCGGCATCGACATCGCCTTTCGCGCCGATGTCCACGCCGGCCTCGCGCAGCGGCAAAAGGCGATCCCCGCGCGCTGGTTCTACGACGCGACCGGCTCGGCGCTGTTCGAGGACATCACCGCGCTCCCCGAATATTATCCGACGCGCAGCGAAACCGGCCTCCTGACACGCCACGCGGCGGATATTGCCGCGGCGATCGGACCCGGCCGCGCGGTGGTCGAACTCGGATCGGGCAGCTCGACCAAGACGCCCCTGCTCCTCGACGCGATCGATCCGGCCGCCTATGTGCCGGTCGATATTTCGGGTGATTTCCTTCGCGACAGCGCGCTGGCGCTCGCGGCGCGCTTCCCCGCGGTCCCCATCTATCCGGTCGAGGCCGATTTCACCCAGCGGGTCGAATTGCCGCGCGAAATCTGGCCGCTCCCGAAACTCGGCTTTTTTCCGGGCTCGACGATCGGCAACATGGTCGCGCGCACCGCGATCGACCTCTTGCGCCACTGGCGTGCAACGCTCGGCGACGGGTCGCTGATGCTGATCGGCATCGACCGGATCAAGGACATCAAGGTGCTCGAACTCGCCTATGACGATCCGGCGGGGGTGACCGCGGCGTTCAACCTCAACCTCATCGAACGGATCAACCGCGAGCTCGGCGGCGACATGGCGGTGGAGAATTTCAGCCACCGCGCGGTCTGGGACGACGTCCATGCGCGGATCGAAATGCACCTCGTCGCCGCGTGTGACATGGATTTCACGATCGACGGCCGCGCCTATCATATGGCGAAGGGCGAGACCATCCACAGCGAGAACAGCCATAAATATGGGCCTCGCGACGCGAACCTGCTGCTCCGCGCCGGCGGCTGGACTCCGATTGCGACGTGGGACGACGCCGACCCCGCCTTTGCGCTGATCCTCGCCGAAGCGACCGAGTTCCGCTCGGCCCCCTGA
- a CDS encoding class I SAM-dependent methyltransferase: MSGYDARTLAFYAAEAPVYSASGSSGVSRHLDGFLDRLPAGAEILELGCGGGRDAAHMIARGFAVDPTDGVAEIAAKAEAKVGRPVRVMRFGELADVCRYDAIWASASLLHVPRADLPDVLARIHRALKPGGLHFASYKGGGREGRDRFGRYFNYFTREELESVYREAARWDWLDLAEGLGGGYDGVQGPWVQITVRRPA; the protein is encoded by the coding sequence GTGAGCGGCTACGACGCCCGGACCCTGGCTTTCTACGCCGCCGAAGCGCCGGTCTATTCGGCATCGGGTTCGTCAGGCGTGTCGCGCCATCTCGATGGCTTCCTCGACCGGTTGCCCGCCGGAGCTGAGATTCTCGAACTCGGCTGCGGCGGCGGGCGCGATGCGGCGCATATGATCGCGCGCGGTTTTGCGGTCGACCCGACCGACGGCGTGGCGGAAATCGCGGCCAAGGCCGAAGCCAAGGTCGGTAGACCGGTTCGGGTGATGCGTTTTGGCGAACTCGCGGACGTCTGCCGCTACGACGCCATCTGGGCATCGGCCAGCCTGCTGCATGTGCCGCGCGCCGACCTTCCGGACGTGCTTGCGCGGATCCATCGCGCGCTGAAGCCTGGCGGCCTGCATTTCGCGAGCTACAAGGGTGGCGGACGCGAGGGGCGAGACCGTTTCGGACGCTATTTCAACTATTTTACACGCGAAGAACTCGAATCCGTCTATCGCGAAGCCGCCCGCTGGGATTGGCTCGATCTCGCCGAGGGTCTTGGCGGCGGCTATGACGGGGTGCAGGGCCCCTGGGTTCAAATCACCGTGCGCCGCCCGGCATAG
- a CDS encoding HIG1 domain-containing protein, which translates to MEILLVLGVVIAAGFVLFSLARGLFYFSQGHKAQQDGTVRENQVMQNRMMMARVKWQAITIILLVLIGVFAAGS; encoded by the coding sequence ATGGAAATCCTGCTCGTCCTTGGCGTCGTCATCGCCGCCGGCTTCGTCCTCTTCTCGCTCGCGCGGGGGCTCTTCTATTTCTCGCAGGGGCACAAAGCCCAGCAGGACGGGACCGTCCGCGAAAATCAGGTGATGCAGAACAGGATGATGATGGCGCGCGTGAAGTGGCAGGCGATCACCATCATCCTGCTCGTGCTGATCGGCGTTTTTGCTGCCGGAAGCTAA